In one Bacteroidota bacterium genomic region, the following are encoded:
- a CDS encoding TolC family protein → MLVNTHLLKLKLLMVLTILIFTTNSEAQNWSLKQCIDTALVHNKTLKIAQGDIEIANERNKEAKGGLVPKLYGNVDYRYYTDLPYQLLPASVFGGPAGVYKEAQFGTPHNLNANLTLDVPLYNPQAIGAITVSKRAKELNQIQFQQTEEQVVFDVSNLYYNAQLVSNQIVFIKNGLSNSEKLLSNIQLLYSQQMAKGTDVDKIKLQQSQLNTQLSKANAQYKQIINLLKLQLGITPTRPITIEETFSTSSEVVKYTSKPTSDILLFNTKELLLKSELKTLKLSHLPSFSLYGTYGTTGFGNYSGTNDFFKTYPIGFAGVKMSWMIFSGTTLEHKVFQKREEIKQNTTRLELLNDKQNVQIENAQMQYEVASSNLLNAKSQLTLAETIYSKTLIQQKEGVASLTDVLLSDNTQKEAQQNYLSALVDVMKADLELKKVSGNILKTK, encoded by the coding sequence ATGTTAGTAAATACTCACTTATTAAAATTGAAATTATTAATGGTTCTCACCATTTTAATTTTCACAACCAATTCTGAGGCTCAAAATTGGTCACTAAAGCAATGTATTGATACAGCATTAGTGCATAATAAAACGTTGAAAATAGCACAAGGCGATATTGAGATTGCCAATGAGAGGAACAAGGAAGCAAAAGGTGGTTTAGTGCCAAAATTGTATGGCAATGTTGACTATCGGTATTACACCGATCTTCCGTATCAATTACTACCTGCATCTGTTTTTGGTGGACCAGCAGGCGTTTACAAAGAGGCTCAATTTGGTACGCCACACAATTTGAATGCAAATCTAACGCTTGATGTTCCTCTATACAACCCTCAAGCTATTGGAGCAATTACGGTTTCAAAAAGAGCAAAAGAATTAAATCAAATACAGTTTCAACAAACCGAGGAGCAAGTGGTATTTGATGTTTCTAATTTGTATTACAATGCACAGTTAGTATCAAATCAGATTGTGTTTATCAAAAACGGATTAAGTAATAGCGAAAAACTACTTAGTAATATTCAATTGCTTTACTCACAACAAATGGCAAAGGGTACAGATGTAGATAAAATTAAACTTCAGCAAAGTCAGCTAAACACACAATTAAGTAAGGCTAATGCACAGTACAAACAAATCATAAATCTATTAAAGCTTCAGTTAGGCATAACACCAACCCGACCAATTACAATTGAAGAAACATTTAGCACATCGTCAGAAGTAGTAAAGTATACAAGCAAACCAACCTCTGATATATTATTGTTTAATACGAAAGAACTGCTCTTGAAATCTGAATTAAAAACATTAAAACTTTCACATTTACCTTCTTTTTCACTTTATGGTACTTATGGAACTACCGGATTTGGAAACTACAGTGGTACAAATGATTTCTTTAAAACGTACCCGATTGGATTTGCCGGGGTAAAAATGTCTTGGATGATATTCTCCGGTACTACTTTAGAACACAAGGTTTTTCAAAAGAGAGAAGAGATAAAGCAAAATACAACTCGATTAGAATTATTAAATGATAAACAAAACGTTCAGATAGAAAATGCACAAATGCAATATGAAGTAGCAAGTTCTAATCTATTAAATGCCAAATCACAATTGACATTAGCAGAAACAATTTATTCTAAAACACTTATTCAGCAAAAGGAAGGTGTTGCCTCATTAACAGATGTTTTACTTTCAGATAATACCCAAAAGGAAGCACAACAAAATTATTTGTCGGCATTGGTAGATGTGATGAAGGCAGACTTAGAACTAAAAAAAGTATCAGGAAATATTTTAAAAACGAAATAA
- a CDS encoding DUF2141 domain-containing protein: MKQLLLFALVSISLLTLSSFNDQKGETYSLTVEVKDLQNSKGVVQFALYNKDGTIPDEDYKKCCKILKEKIQNGSSKVTFNNLPLGKYAVNILHDENENGEIDKGFILPIEGVGFSNYQSIGLTNRPNFSKASFTLDRDKKISIKIIYL; the protein is encoded by the coding sequence ATGAAACAACTACTCTTATTCGCACTAGTCAGTATATCATTATTGACCTTATCTTCATTTAATGACCAAAAGGGAGAAACCTATTCTTTAACTGTGGAAGTAAAGGATCTGCAAAATTCGAAAGGTGTTGTTCAGTTTGCATTATATAATAAGGATGGGACAATCCCTGATGAAGATTACAAAAAGTGTTGTAAGATATTAAAAGAAAAAATACAAAATGGATCGTCTAAAGTAACCTTCAACAATCTTCCTTTAGGCAAATACGCTGTTAATATACTTCACGATGAAAATGAGAATGGCGAAATAGACAAAGGGTTTATTTTGCCAATCGAAGGGGTTGGTTTTTCGAATTACCAATCAATTGGTTTAACAAACCGACCCAACTTTTCAAAAGCAAGTTTCACGTTAGATAGAGATAAAAAAATCAGCATTAAAATCATTTACCTTTAA
- a CDS encoding efflux RND transporter permease subunit — translation MNITEISIKRPSLIIVLFSVLTLLGVIGYKNLSYELMPDFNQPVVVIKTVYPGAEPNEVETSVSRKIEDALSNLEGVDYLVTKSLPNASIIIANLKYGTDLDKTMQDAQRYIDNIRKDLPQDILSPVMSKVSPNDLPIMSISATSNLPAAEFYQKMKDEYLPQIQQIKGVAELTILGGEEREIQVKANRDKLKLYKISLYQVVEAINRSGLDLPAGKVQTDQENNSVRLTGKFATIDDIKNVQVAMPMLGSPVYVKDVAQVVDGIKETTSISRYNGKDGIGILLKKQGDANAVDVSKMVRTKFKSIEAQNSNSSVKFIIADDSTDNTIAAVNSVVFDLGLAVILVSLVMLLFLRSFRNSLIVIIAIPTSLVTAFAVMWLLGYTLNLMTLLAMSLIIGILVDDATVVLENIQRHLDMGKEKRTASMDGRMEIGFSALSITLVDVVVFLPILFLQVFVADMLKQFSVVVVTSTLTSLLVGFTLTPWLASRIGKKEDLQPTNFFNRFLLGFEHQLEKFTNWYGKQLEWILSHKLIFTGIVVLLFAVTLGIMKQGIIGKELISTGDQGKFRMALEFDKSTSIQQNNLIAQKIETYIIKQADVSTVFSNIGGPSTGIGSLGVGSANKTEFTIQLKSAKERNKQPTEEFMKKLREELKMKFPGINYSMAALGLIPRSAPIEITLSGSNLDLVMKTGNDLKSVIEKIPGSDNVRLSVEQGSPEYKIIPDKDKMQRLGLTTAYVGMNLRTAFTGNDDATLTENGTEYPVRIWLDGYSRQNYEDVQRLSIVNPMGLPVEVSQFATVERDNSPSLLERKDRQPAVTLTSDALGRPSGTVADDVVAYLKNNPLPDGIQMTWGSDIKRQNDSFGALGSVLLISFLLIYLIMVALYDSFVYPFVVLFSIPVAAIGAFLALNLSLNNLSLFALLGLIMLMGLVVKNAILIVDFTNQLKAEGKHFKEALIIAGKGRMRPILMTTIAMIIGMLPIALGKGTASEWKNGLAWVIIGGLFSSLILTVYLVPMVYYLVDRLKEKIANRKTN, via the coding sequence ATGAATATTACAGAAATATCAATCAAACGTCCATCGCTGATAATTGTTCTTTTCAGCGTACTTACCTTATTGGGAGTTATAGGATATAAAAACTTGAGTTATGAATTGATGCCTGATTTTAATCAACCTGTTGTGGTTATTAAAACTGTGTATCCCGGAGCAGAGCCCAACGAAGTAGAAACTTCGGTGTCCCGAAAAATTGAGGATGCTTTATCTAACCTAGAAGGGGTGGATTATTTGGTAACTAAATCATTGCCAAACGCATCCATCATTATTGCTAATTTAAAATACGGAACTGATTTGGATAAAACCATGCAGGATGCACAACGCTACATTGACAATATCCGCAAAGATTTACCGCAGGATATTTTAAGTCCTGTAATGAGTAAGGTTTCTCCGAATGATTTACCTATCATGTCAATTAGTGCAACAAGTAACTTGCCTGCAGCAGAGTTTTATCAAAAAATGAAAGACGAGTATCTTCCACAAATTCAACAAATAAAAGGGGTTGCAGAGCTTACGATTTTAGGTGGAGAAGAAAGAGAGATACAGGTTAAAGCAAACCGAGATAAATTAAAACTATATAAGATTTCATTGTATCAGGTTGTTGAGGCAATTAATCGTTCAGGTTTAGACTTACCTGCCGGGAAAGTACAAACGGATCAGGAGAATAACTCAGTTCGTTTAACAGGAAAATTTGCTACAATTGATGACATAAAAAATGTTCAAGTTGCTATGCCAATGCTCGGCAGTCCAGTCTATGTAAAAGATGTTGCTCAGGTCGTTGATGGAATAAAAGAAACAACATCGATCAGCAGATACAATGGAAAAGATGGCATTGGAATTCTATTAAAAAAACAAGGCGATGCAAATGCTGTTGATGTTTCAAAAATGGTTCGTACAAAATTTAAAAGTATCGAAGCACAAAATAGTAATTCATCTGTAAAATTCATCATTGCAGATGATAGCACAGATAATACAATTGCAGCAGTTAATTCGGTTGTATTTGACTTGGGTTTAGCAGTTATTTTAGTTTCTTTAGTAATGCTTTTATTTTTAAGAAGTTTCAGAAACTCTTTAATAGTAATCATAGCTATTCCCACCTCTTTGGTTACAGCTTTTGCAGTTATGTGGCTTTTAGGATACACTTTAAATTTAATGACCTTGCTTGCCATGTCTTTAATTATTGGAATCTTGGTTGATGATGCTACAGTGGTATTGGAAAACATTCAAAGGCATTTAGATATGGGAAAAGAAAAACGTACTGCATCAATGGATGGGCGCATGGAAATTGGATTTTCTGCATTGTCGATCACATTAGTTGACGTGGTTGTGTTTTTACCGATATTGTTTTTACAAGTATTTGTGGCAGATATGCTAAAGCAATTTTCGGTAGTTGTTGTAACATCTACTCTAACAAGTTTATTGGTAGGCTTTACGCTTACACCTTGGTTGGCTTCAAGAATAGGCAAGAAAGAGGATTTACAACCTACGAACTTCTTCAATCGTTTTTTACTTGGATTTGAACATCAATTAGAAAAATTCACCAATTGGTATGGCAAACAATTAGAATGGATACTCAGCCACAAATTAATTTTCACAGGAATAGTTGTTTTGCTTTTCGCTGTTACTTTGGGAATAATGAAACAAGGCATCATTGGTAAAGAACTTATTTCTACTGGTGATCAGGGTAAATTTCGTATGGCTTTGGAATTTGATAAATCAACTTCCATTCAACAAAACAATTTAATCGCTCAGAAAATAGAAACCTACATTATCAAGCAAGCAGATGTCTCTACTGTGTTTAGTAACATAGGTGGTCCGAGTACAGGCATTGGAAGTTTAGGTGTAGGATCAGCTAATAAAACTGAATTTACTATTCAGTTAAAATCCGCAAAAGAACGCAATAAGCAACCTACTGAAGAATTTATGAAAAAACTTAGGGAGGAATTAAAAATGAAATTTCCCGGAATAAATTATTCAATGGCTGCATTAGGATTGATACCACGTTCAGCTCCAATTGAAATTACTTTAAGCGGTAGTAATTTAGATTTAGTTATGAAAACAGGTAATGATTTAAAGTCGGTGATTGAAAAAATACCGGGTTCAGATAATGTGCGTTTATCTGTTGAACAAGGTAGTCCTGAATACAAAATAATTCCCGATAAAGATAAAATGCAACGCTTAGGATTAACGACAGCTTATGTTGGTATGAATTTAAGAACAGCTTTTACTGGCAATGACGATGCAACATTAACAGAAAACGGAACAGAATATCCTGTAAGAATTTGGCTTGACGGTTACAGTAGGCAAAATTATGAAGATGTACAGCGCCTCTCAATTGTTAATCCAATGGGGTTACCAGTAGAAGTATCGCAGTTTGCAACGGTAGAACGAGATAATTCACCATCCTTATTGGAAAGAAAAGATCGTCAGCCAGCGGTAACGCTTACATCTGACGCACTTGGTAGACCTTCGGGAACAGTTGCTGATGATGTAGTTGCTTACCTTAAAAATAACCCATTACCCGATGGAATTCAAATGACTTGGGGTAGTGATATCAAAAGACAAAATGATAGTTTTGGAGCATTAGGTTCTGTTCTATTGATCTCATTTCTATTGATTTATTTAATCATGGTGGCTTTATATGATAGTTTCGTTTATCCATTTGTGGTATTGTTTTCAATTCCTGTGGCTGCTATTGGTGCGTTTTTGGCATTGAATTTATCATTAAACAATCTTAGTTTATTTGCTTTGCTTGGATTGATTATGCTCATGGGATTAGTAGTAAAAAACGCCATTTTAATTGTAGACTTTACAAATCAATTGAAGGCGGAGGGAAAACATTTCAAAGAAGCATTAATCATTGCAGGAAAAGGTCGTATGCGTCCAATCTTAATGACAACCATAGCTATGATTATAGGAATGTTGCCAATTGCCCTTGGCAAAGGAACAGCAAGTGAATGGAAGAACGGATTGGCTTGGGTAATTATTGGTGGGCTTTTTTCATCATTGATATTAACTGTTTATTTAGTGCCAATGGTTTATTATTTAGTAGACAGATTGAAAGAAAAAATTGCAAATAGAAAAACGAATTAA
- a CDS encoding efflux RND transporter periplasmic adaptor subunit, with protein MKKVLYIIIPLALIAIVVIKLKSNKEIVIDKVYQYDKEQAIHVQVDTIKSELIGAEFAYSGTFEPNKETKLSAEIQGKINDVLVDVGTFVTKGQSLIQLDNSLLKLQLQSAEVQVEGLEADVKRFTVLANADAVQGVQLEKAELGLKSAKVQRATLLEQINKTTIKAPFNGVVTAKLTEEGAFAAPGVPLLQITDISVLKFTVNVSENDLSSFQLNQTFSINADAYSDVLLSGKATMIGSKANMGSSFPVQFIVSNTSDLKIKSGMFGKVNLKSENQKTGIIIPASAIVGSSTQPQVYKVKNGKAILHNITIAQKIKNKTAVSKGLEEGDVIVTNGFINLFDNANVTVK; from the coding sequence ATGAAAAAGGTTTTATACATCATCATACCATTGGCATTAATTGCAATTGTAGTCATAAAATTAAAAAGTAATAAAGAAATCGTAATAGATAAAGTTTATCAATATGATAAAGAGCAAGCTATCCATGTTCAGGTAGATACAATCAAATCGGAATTAATAGGAGCTGAATTCGCTTATTCAGGAACATTTGAACCTAATAAAGAAACTAAGCTTAGCGCTGAAATACAAGGCAAGATAAATGATGTTTTAGTTGATGTTGGAACTTTTGTAACAAAGGGGCAATCATTAATTCAGTTAGATAATTCACTATTGAAATTGCAATTACAATCAGCGGAGGTTCAAGTTGAAGGATTAGAAGCTGATGTAAAACGATTTACTGTTTTAGCGAATGCAGATGCTGTACAAGGGGTTCAATTAGAAAAAGCAGAGTTAGGTTTAAAATCTGCAAAAGTTCAAAGAGCAACTTTACTTGAACAAATTAATAAAACAACCATCAAAGCACCGTTTAATGGAGTGGTTACTGCTAAACTTACTGAAGAGGGAGCATTTGCCGCACCGGGTGTGCCATTGCTTCAAATTACAGATATTTCAGTTTTAAAATTTACCGTTAATGTTTCTGAAAATGATTTGAGTTCATTTCAATTAAATCAAACCTTCTCGATTAATGCAGATGCTTATTCGGATGTGCTATTGTCGGGTAAAGCAACAATGATAGGTAGTAAAGCCAATATGGGCAGTAGTTTTCCTGTTCAGTTTATTGTAAGTAACACCTCCGATTTAAAAATCAAATCGGGAATGTTTGGTAAAGTAAATTTGAAAAGTGAAAATCAAAAAACAGGAATCATTATACCGGCTTCTGCTATTGTTGGATCGTCAACTCAACCACAAGTATATAAAGTAAAGAATGGAAAGGCTATTTTGCATAACATAACTATTGCACAAAAAATAAAAAATAAAACTGCTGTATCAAAGGGATTAGAAGAAGGTGATGTGATTGTAACAAATGGATTTATTAATCTATTTGACAATGCGAATGTAACTGTTAAATAA
- a CDS encoding TetR/AcrR family transcriptional regulator: MKNNKFSERQIEIIEAATKRIDEHGIQDLTIKTLAADLNLSEAALYRHFKSKNEILLGLLTYFIEEMKGRLDVILSNKDRSPSELLKDLFDSQLKTFVQKPSVVSVIFSESIFQFNKELSSTVSSMMELMQNHIESIVKKGQANGSFSKIVGVSTTTTIIMGGMRITVLKWKLSGHKSDLIKDGNKVLNGILKMVETNH, encoded by the coding sequence ATGAAAAATAATAAATTCTCTGAAAGACAAATAGAAATCATTGAAGCTGCTACCAAAAGGATTGATGAGCATGGCATTCAGGATTTAACTATTAAAACACTTGCTGCTGATTTAAATCTATCAGAAGCAGCGTTGTATCGCCATTTTAAAAGCAAAAACGAAATATTACTTGGCTTGTTAACATACTTTATTGAGGAAATGAAAGGAAGGCTTGATGTAATACTTTCTAATAAAGATCGCAGTCCATCAGAACTATTAAAAGATCTGTTTGATTCACAACTGAAAACATTTGTACAAAAGCCTTCAGTAGTTAGTGTTATTTTTTCTGAAAGCATTTTTCAGTTTAATAAAGAATTGTCATCTACGGTTTCATCCATGATGGAATTGATGCAGAATCATATAGAAAGTATTGTAAAAAAAGGGCAGGCAAATGGATCTTTTAGTAAAATAGTGGGCGTTTCAACAACAACAACAATTATAATGGGCGGGATGCGAATTACAGTTCTTAAATGGAAACTATCAGGTCATAAATCTGATTTGATAAAAGATGGAAATAAAGTATTGAATGGCATATTAAAAATGGTAGAAACTAATCATTAA